A segment of the Streptomyces sp. ITFR-21 genome:
CCGGTCCTGATCGAGGGCGCCGTCGCGCAGGAGGGTCAGGAGCAGCCCGCAGGCCATCTCGGTGTCATCGGTCCACGGCCACGGCGCCTCGGGCAGATGCCGTGCGCGCAGCGCGGGAAGGTTGCCGGGAACAAAGAACCGCGCGCCGAACGCGTCGCCCACGGCAAGCCCGTTGAGGCAGTCCCGGGCCGCGGCGGGTCCGTCGCCCGGCCGGGAGGGAAAGGTCTCGGAAGTCATCTGCCGCCATCATGCCGGGCCGGCGGGCCTCACCGCGACGGATTGCGCCGCCGGCTGCCTCAGTTGGATCACCGCGTGCGTCCCGGTCGTACGCCACGGCTCGCCGGTCCCGTCGAGCGCGGCCACCGTGCCGGGATCAAGGCCGGTGATCACATCGGACTTGAGGGTGCGTAGGGCGGCCAGGGCGGCGCCGGGGAAGTAAGCGGTGCGGTCGGCAAAGGGCGTTGTGGCGGGCCAGTGGCGATCCCCGACCAGGCGGCGGTAGTTGAGGTCGCCCTTGGCGAGGACGAGGGTGGCGCGGGCCAGCTCGTTACGCAGGTCGGCGGGCATGTCCGCGTAGGGCAGCGGCGCGCAGGAGAACGGATGCGCGCGGACCGACAGACGGCCGTCGGCCATCGCCTGCCAAAGCCGGCCGCCGACACGGCCCGCCCGGCCCTCGGCCTCGCCGATCCGGCGCAGGCAGTCGACGACGTCCGCGGTGGTCGCGTCGGAGACGAAGTACGGGTGCGGCTTGACGTGGAGCACGACGGTGGCGGCGCGCCCGGTGTGCAGCAGGTGGTCGATGAGGACCAGGTCGGCGATGAGCTCGCGTCCGGCGTTGTCGGCGAGCACGTACACCGTGCCGCCGGGTACCGCGTGCTTCCACAGCGGGTCGCCGTCGTCC
Coding sequences within it:
- a CDS encoding damage-control phosphatase ARMT1 family protein, whose translation is MAPATVVTATPGSFARGVLTERHPALIRQVRDAFPYGPGQRRALEVLLEESAGGGPIGAVPEGWDEGYAGRSWFEVPFLWAEGCFYWRLLDAVGYFGAGPWQGIDPFGPAKRAELRGSAVAEELAALDGLTGLPTGARDRAVLHGSLWGNRADLGFRISAAAPTAAPTAGQTASTGAGAGAGAQQGQGPAGVRSVLVDDGDPLWKHAVPGGTVYVLADNAGRELIADLVLIDHLLHTGRAATVVLHVKPHPYFVSDATTADVVDCLRRIGEAEGRAGRVGGRLWQAMADGRLSVRAHPFSCAPLPYADMPADLRNELARATLVLAKGDLNYRRLVGDRHWPATTPFADRTAYFPGAALAALRTLKSDVITGLDPGTVAALDGTGEPWRTTGTHAVIQLRQPAAQSVAVRPAGPA